In the genome of Columba livia isolate bColLiv1 breed racing homer chromosome 1, bColLiv1.pat.W.v2, whole genome shotgun sequence, the window TGTCCTTCTGGGGGAAAGCaaattttctgcagtttctgtttCTCGCATAGTTTCTTGTACTTGATAGGATGAGGTCtaataatgggaaaaaaagctgatAGAACCAGTTAACATGTACCAACTTTTAATAGGTCCCTAGGTAAACTGAACAAAGCTCTACAGAATTGGTTTAGGAAGAGACCTGTATGTTCTGTGTATATGTGAATGGATACTGGAACAAGTAAGAAGTTGGATAAATCTGCATGTAATACCTAAGTGGCATTTTGAAAGCATTGTTGAAATAACACTTGAAAATGCTGCACTGATGAATGAAAATCTGAATTGTCTTATAGTTGAAGAAGTAGTGACATGTTGATGGAGAAACTTGTGTTCCGAGTCTTTGATCTATATGGCAGATTCTCCAGCTCTGAACATCTGGTAAAGGGAAGACAGTAACTATAGAAAGAATTTTTATGGTAGGTGGCTGCAATGTTGAAGGAGAAGACGAAAGCTGGGATTTTGGCACCGGTGCTGGTTTTTATGTGGATGCCACTGAAGACCCTTGGAAAACAAACTATAGGATGTATTCCTACATAAAGGATGAGGTAACTTTGCTGCTGGGTTCTCCTGGTGGTGTTGGGTAACATAAAGAAGGGGTGCAGTTCAGTCGTGCTCTTTGTTCTGAGCACCAAAGCTTGCTTAAGGTGATTTTTATAGCCTCTGGATGGTTTgccattttcttgctttcctctttaataaaaataatttattatttcttttttaatccttGATTATTTCAGTCGTTGGATTTATCCAGTTGTTAGGCCTTTCCTCTCCAAACAGATACTCTCGTAGAACTGAGGAGGGAGAGAACTGCAGCACAGAGATGGTAACACCTGGCAGGGCTTGAACAGAAAGCCTGAACCTGCTTTCCTGCCAGAGATGCCACAGGGTTGGCCTAGACTTCTAATCTTGATTCATTAGTTGTGCCATCTCTGTTCTTGTAaaatctctgctctgctgcttctgaaacaACCCACTGCATTTTCCTTCAGTTGTATTGGTCATTTACACTGTTTTAATTATCTGTCTTGGGAAGGTGGGGTGTGGTGTTTttgcttcccttcccttcccttcccttcccttcccttcccttcccttcccttcccttcccttcccttcccttcccttcccttcccttcccttcccttcccttcccttcccttcccttcccttcccttcccttcccttcccttcccttcccttcccttcccttcccttcccttcccttcccttcccttcccttcccttcccttccctaaGAACAAGGTGCAATTCTGGTTGCTGACAGGACCATGTGTATCTGTTAAAATAAGACTATGTTTATTGGGAAGTTCCCACAGCTTGTGTTACAAGGTTATGATAGACTTCTGTAAAGAAACTTTGAGTTACTTATCAGAttaactgtttctttttgattttaCAGTCCCATTCAAATTGCTTTCTGGCTATAACCAAAGATATGCCTCTGGTTTTAGTGGCTTTGTGGCATTAAACTGCATTAGTtgtatgctttttttccctaagcATACTCAAGCTGCTTTAACACTTTTATTCCACTGTTGTTCCTTTACAGCTGCCTAAACTAATAAATGCCAATTTTCCAACTGACCCTGAACGGATGTCTATTTTTGGGCATTCCATGGGAGGTCATGGAGCTCTTATTCTTGCTCTGAAGAATCCTGGAAAGTACAAAGTAAGATATAATACAACTTATATGAGGTATACTAAGACTTTctgtagaaatgaagaaaacataaTGCCAAGTTCTTTGTAgcattaaatatataaatagttGTAGCAGTTCATTGATACCTAATATTAGAATATGGAAAATCACCAGAAACACCACTCTGGAATGTGAGTATCagtgaaatttaaaagaaaaaaatctgcaaatttTAGAAGTCAAGAAAAGTTTAGTTTCTTTTGGATGATGCTGCATCTCTTCCAAACCAATGattatatttaaatgtaaacaGGCTCATTCTAACTCTGGAGTTAAATCTTGCTGCCAGTATTGTCTAGAAATCTGGTTGTGTGATTTGCTGTATCTTTTCAGATCTTTATCATGTTCATTTTGAAGCTTTTATTACCAGCAAACCTTTTCCCCACCGTTattgtttatttgcttataaTTTACTATGGAGTCTATTAAGTCCTAATTGATAGCAAGTGTAACTCTAAGCACCTGAACTGCACACGGATTAGTATCTGGAGACACCCCaccccatctttctttttcccctgggATTTTGATGTCAGTTTCCCTAAAGATTAACTTTTGGAGTATTTGAGGTATCTGAAGTTGTGTTCATTTGTGTTCTACTTGAACCTAAAACATGCTGGAactgttttgcctttcctttataCTCACGAGGTTCGAGAGAAATTTTGCTGTTCTCTTTGGAGATCGGCTTGTGTCAAATGTGCTTGTGAGGGAGAACTGGGCATTAATGTTTGAGCGCTGAGCAGCTCTGTGTTGGTGGATCAGTCCTTTCATGACCTGTCCTGCCCTGTGTTTTGTGGTCAGCTGCTGCAAAAATGCAACTGCGTTTTTGAAAATAGCATAGCATCTGCTCAGTGTCATTAGCTTGGCATTATAAGAGAGCTGAATGTAAgataaagctttatttttatttctcctttttatgtTTTGGAGCTGGTAGTTCAGAATTTCCATTTTCACTGTTAGGTCTTAACTGTTATTTGTATTATCTAAAAGGATAAACATTAAATTGAAAATACCAAATCCAGGAGAACTGGCAGTGGCTCAGATagtttgttgctgtttctttcGAGAGTGGAAATGTTGATGTCCCAAGGTCAAATCCAAAACAAGAATGTAAAGATAGGGCTTGGACTTCTGACTCCAGAACCTGGAGTTGTCATCTGAAATGTGCTTTCCTTGACCCCTAGTCCTGGAACTACCTGAATTTGTGAGATAACTGTTGTATGCTTGGACTGGCTGAGCAGCCCCATGCCTTGGGATTTTGTTGTGCTCTGCCAAAATCCAGCTGGAGGTGAAATGGTCCCATGCTGACCCAACGCTAGACTTGAGATCCCTCTCCGCTGCTGAAGTGAGTTCAAGATGACATCTCCTAACAAGGaaaggaatggggcatctagCCCTGCTTCTTGAAGCTTGGCTGATGTGCAACAAGGAGAGCAAAACTGGGGCTAGAAAGAGCAAGTAAGAGGAAAGTAGGATAATGGGTAGGGCACCTCACTTGGAGGGTTGGTGGGGGGCACCTCAATTCTGGCAGtaatttcaaaactgttttttgaaaatgctttttgtttgcttgttagTTAGCTGAAATCGTTCTTCTTAACTCATACACTTTTGTTCCTGCTTGCTTTCTGAACAGTCCGTATCAGCTTTTGCTCCTATCTGCAACCCGATGCAGTGTCagtgggggaagaaagcccTTGGTGGATATCTGGGATCAGATGCAAGTAAATGGGAGGTATGTGTTGCAACTCGCAGTCCTTTAATAACGCCTTAGATATATCTCATGAGGAATCAGAACAAAACTCTGGGCTGCCCCTGAGTGTGTGCTACTGTTCTACTACACCCCTAAGCATGGATAAGCATTGTATGTCTCTGGTGGGCATGACTTGCTGTTGCCTGGTGGTGCTTATAACAAAGGTAACGAGATAGAAGGCTCTCATGAAACTGACTTAAAGTCCTTCCTGTTTTATGAAGATCTTAAAATCTGAACTAAGAAGAATTATGAGCAGCCTGAGACTTTCTCTCATTGTGTGAAAGCAGTGAGCAGTTTAAAAGAGAGTTAAGCTATGGCCTGTTTCAAAAACTCAGTTCTCAATatacaaaatgtaattttttttggtagtaGCCTGTAAAGAGAAACAGCTACAAACTGTTCAGAGACTGATGAGCCTCATGGCATCTGCAGGGGTAGCCTGTTGGAGGTAGCTAGGACAGGAGCCCATTGGGTGCTTTGAATTTGGTCTCCCCTAGAACAAGATTAAACCAGACTAAGTTAGGTTTTAGTTCCAAGGCtgtaattttgaaatatatgtAGTTGTACGTGAATTGCTAAGatacaaaaatgtttgtgtgtgtgtttctgcatTGTTTGGGCAGCCCTTGAGTATTTTAAATCTCAGCATAAACATTGCACTGTATTTCTGGAATTAAGTTAGAAGGGATCATCATGACCAGGTATTCAGATTTCCTTGTAAATGAGCACAATCTGCAGTTAAATCCCTTGTGAATTGGTTTAAAGTATCTCTTCAGAAGACATCCAGGTCTCATTAAAACATCACAGGAATGGAAAGCACTAGCTGCTTTCACAATTTTTAATAGTTTGTATATTTAGAAATCACCAGTTAAACTTGCTTACACTTAAcacaatgaaattattttgaaaaaaattgttttctggcCCTTTAACTTGCTTTGGAGCTCTTCTGCAAACTCAGTCCAGTAGATCGACAGAAGTATCAGGAACAGACTTAGTTCTGCCTTTGGCACAGACACACAACTTCTGATCTCTATAATTCTGCATAAAATTGCTATGTAAATATGTGTAAGGAGCATTTTATACCATGGCCACAGTGCTTGACTGAGCCCAAGCTCCCATTTCGATTGCAGTGTAATTTCTGGGTTTGGTGGCATCCTGGAAACAGGGCTCTGATGCTTCGGTGTAGGATGTTGCATTTGGCTCTTTATTGGTAATCTGTCTACTCCATTGCCTTAAacacttctctgttttttaaaaggatttatttGAGCATGTACCAAGCACAGGTCCCCACAGGAAATGTCCTGCATTCACAATTCCAATTTGATACATGTATGTTAATAGTCTATGCCGTGTGTGCCATTTTTGTTACAAAGTTTTTGTGATGAAATTACAGTGGTAACCTTCAGGTTAAATGCTTTCCATGAGCATAGCTCTGTTACACCCGTGTTCTAACCTTTAGCTGCCAAAATAGTTATATCAAGATACCAAGTCATTTGGCAGGATCTGGCTTTTGTACAAGGATGTGAATCAGTACCAGATTGTATTGCTGTTGGTCTATTCTGTATGAATTTAGCCCCGGGCTGGATGTTCCATTTGGTCTAGAAGTGATATCAACCTGCCAACTTGGCAAATAGTATGACCTAAGTTATTACCCTTTTTAAAACATGGGTATTACTTTTCAGTTGTCTGGAATTTCCCCAGTGTTTTGCTCTTCCAAAGTGCAGTTTAGTGTCCTGATGAGCATAACCCAGTATTTTATACATGCCATTCTTTTCTTGCAGTCAGATAAACTGAACCTGTCTAATGTATGTAACAGTgtcatttctctttttatttctgcaggcATATGATGCTACACAACTTGTGAAGTCCTATCCAGACTCTCACCTGGACATCTTGATTGACCAAGGCAAGGACGACCAGTTCCTGTCAGCAGGCCAGTTACTGCCGGACAACTTCATCGCCGCCTGCACAGAGCGGAAAATCCCAGTCGTCTTCAGACTGCAGCAGGCAAGTTGCTTCTGCAATCCATGGTTGTTGGGTTGTTGCTTCGTGATTTTGAGGTTTATAGAACAGGTAGCAAAGAGGGTGCATCTCCACTGGGCATGCTTTTACTTACCTGCGGGTCTGTCCCTGGCCAagtgaggaagaggatggaAAGTGATATTTTCCTGAACATCAGCCATCAAGGAGTGCAATATCCATCAGATTCAACTGTGTTTCACCACTAGGTGGGGTCATGATTTTAGTTATAACAAACCAGTCCGTTGATGGTAACTCAGGCTGTCAGCGGTCAGCTGAAGAAATGGCATTAATGATTTTTAATAAGTATCAGAGTCACTGTACAAGCAAAGTGACAGATGGGTTCCTTATCTGTACTGTGAGTACTGTGTTCAGCCTAAAACTTTGTGATTTAGTTTGTATGAGTTTGCGTAAATTGAGAGAGGTGTGGAACTGCTTGAAATCTTTGATTCATTTAAAGACGCAGATGGAAGGATTGCTCTTTCCTACAGTGCAGTGACCCGAACAGCGCTGTCCTGGGAGCACTGGAATCTGTGTAAAGCTACTGACAACTTCAAGCCAGACTCAGTGAGGGACCCCGTTACAGAGAGTGAGAAGGACTGTCCTCTCTGATTTATCATGAGGGCTTTTACACAGCCTTGCATCAAAAGATGGATTTAGCACTGACAAAGTGGAGCAATTCAGAGGTTTCCTTGTTATTTTAGTGTAGTGCTGGAGCAGTAATTCAGAGGTGGGCTGTGCTCTCCTTATCCCTGTGTTTTACCGGTAGGGCAGTGCCAGTGAGGGGAACTGTTCTCTCAAATTGCATGCCACTCTGCAGCTGACACTTGCTGTTATCCATCTCTAACTTACATGCCCTTATTAGGGCAGGTTAAAGTACATTCCGTTTGTTTAGCTTCCTAGCGTTCATATGTACTTAACCTATTTGTTAGGTATCCTTTACAGTTTTTGTATATAATACAGGTATTTTTGATTTCTTAAACCAGATCAAACCAGAAGAGTCATTAACTGCCGTAGAAGAGAGCTTAACTTGATTGCTTTATCATGAACTACATGTATTTGCTGATTTCTTTGTCGTTGTTCTTTTCTAGGGTTATGATCACAGCTATTTTTTCATTGCTACATTTATTAATGACCACATCAAACACCA includes:
- the ESD gene encoding S-formylglutathione hydrolase isoform X2, with translation MKFGIYLPPKAETGKCPVLYWLSGLTCTEQNFITKAGFHQAAAEHGLIVVAPDTSPRGCNVEGEDESWDFGTGAGFYVDATEDPWKTNYRMYSYIKDELPKLINANFPTDPERMSIFGHSMGGHGALILALKNPGKYKSVSAFAPICNPMQCQWGKKALGGYLGSDASKWEAYDATQLVKSYPDSHLDILIDQGKDDQFLSAGQLLPDNFIAACTERKIPVVFRLQQGYDHSYFFIATFINDHIKHHAKYLNA
- the ESD gene encoding S-formylglutathione hydrolase isoform X1; translated protein: MALKQVSSNKCFEGFQKVFEHDSAELKCKMKFGIYLPPKAETGKCPVLYWLSGLTCTEQNFITKAGFHQAAAEHGLIVVAPDTSPRGCNVEGEDESWDFGTGAGFYVDATEDPWKTNYRMYSYIKDELPKLINANFPTDPERMSIFGHSMGGHGALILALKNPGKYKSVSAFAPICNPMQCQWGKKALGGYLGSDASKWEAYDATQLVKSYPDSHLDILIDQGKDDQFLSAGQLLPDNFIAACTERKIPVVFRLQQGYDHSYFFIATFINDHIKHHAKYLNA